GATGACGTAGCGCGAATCAGCCCCATTTTGCAGGTCTGGTTCCAGGCAGTGGCGCAAATTGTAGATGGTGGTATTTAGATTGCGCAGTGCGGCTTCATAGGGCAGTTCGCGCCAAAGTATATCGGTCAACTGCTCACGACTGATAGGATGCCTATGGTGGCTGGCAAGGAAGGCTAACAAGGCGCGTACTTTTAAGCGCCGCCACAGAGCGCCTTCGACCGGGCGGCCATCGGGTCGCCAAACAGCGATGGGTCCCAATAGATGAATCCGCAGCAAGCTTTCTGATTTATTTTGTATTTCTAGCAGGCGACCAAGCTGCACCAGAACGGGGCTTTCCGTGGATTGGTATTCTTGCGGCAGGGGGATGGCGCTGATATTCACCACAACATCTTGTCCCAGGCGGCTTCGGGCAATGAGGTTGAAATGCTTAACTGGCTTACCTTGTTGAATCCAGTTAATAATGGGGCAGTCTAGTGAGCAAAAGGGGTCGCCATTAGCGGTACGGCCGTTTAGCAGTTCCCAACAAAACTGCCCAAGGGCTTCTTCTGCCGAATAGCCAAACGCATCTTCAGCCGCGTGATTCCAATAGACAATTCGCCGCTGTTCGTCTACAGCCAGAGCGCTGTCACCGGTATTGGCAAAGATGTGCAAATAACTCTGCAAAACTGCCCCCTTGTTGCCTTTGTGGCAACGATTACTCTATTCTTGCTCAAACAGGTTAAGAATTCGCTTACGCTGGCGAGTGCTGCGTGGAGATGCTGGGGGCGAGTAGCGGGTTAGCTGGCTGCGCCGCGGAAAAGGGCCTCCATGTTCAGCGATGGCGCTTTGCTGTGGCTGGCCAGGGTGACGTAGGCGCGCGCCAGGGCGTCTTTGGCCGCGCCCAGCACCGTGCCAATCAATCCAAAGGCTTCGGCCAGACCAGCGGGGGGAATGGTCTGGCTGATATGCCGCCAGATGCTCTCTTCGAGGACGTTAACGGCCGTCTGCACCTCATGAATGCCAAACCCGGCAGCAAAGCGTTCCTGGGCGATCTGCTCCATGTAGTCCATGAGCGGGATGAGATTGCGGTCGGCTACGGCGGCGCGGCTGAGTTGGTAGAGGGTTTGCAGCCGTTGGCGGTTCCAGGCGTCGCCGGCGGCCGTGTAATGCTTCAGGTGGGAGCGGTTGAGGGCTTCGGTGGCTTCGTCTACGATTGCGTTTTCTTGTTCGTGCAGCAGATCTAAAAGGTTCATACGTTTCTCCATCTTTGCAGTCTACCAAATTGCTAACGGACGAGAAATCGTAAACATCACCCATTTACCATGATCTATGTAATGTTTACGGCCGTCTTGAGTATAATCCCCCCCATGACCGAAACATCCTCATTCCCAACGTCATCTCAAGCCTGGATCGCCGCCATGCGGCCGCGCACGCTGCCCCTGGCGGTTGCCAGCAGCATCATGGGCGGTTTTCTGGCGGCCGCTGATGGCGTGTTTCGCTGGCCGGTAACGTTGTTGTGTGTGGTAACGGCCGTTTGCCTGCAAATTCTCTCCAATCTCGCCAACGACTATGGCGATTCCGTTCACGGCGCGGACCATGTGGAGCGGGCCGGGCCAAAACGGGCCGTCCAGGCTGGTCTCATCACTTCTGGCGCGATGAAGCGGGCGATGGCGATTTTTGCCGGGCTGTCGGCTGTGTCTGGGCTGGCGCTGGTGATTGTGGCCCTGGGCGCGGCGGCGCTGCCGTTGGTGGCGCTGTTTGTGCTGTTGGGTGGGGCGGCCATTTGGGCGGCCGTCAGCTATACGGCCAGCAGCAAGCCGTATGGCTACGTGGGTTTGGGTGATTTGTTCGTCTTCATCTTTTTTGGGCTGGTGGGGACGATGGGAACGTATTTTTTGCAGGCGCAGGTCTGGAATGGGTTGGTGTTTTGGCCGGCAGCGGCCGTTGGCCTGCTTTCGGTGGCTGTTCTTAATGTCAACAACATCCGCGACATCGAATCAGACAGTAAGGCGGGTAAATTGTCCATTCCGGTGCGCATTGGGCCGTACCGGGCGCGCATCTACCACTGGGTATTGTTGAGCGGCGCGGTGATGGCCGCGCTGCTGTACGTGGCGCTGACTTATCGCTCGCCCTGGCAGTTTTTGTTTGTGCTGTCTTGGCCGCTGCTGTGGCGCAATGGCACGGCCGTTGCCCGCACCCATGATCCGCTGCAACTGAACCCCATGCTCAAGCAGCTTTCGTTGAGTACCCTGGTTTTTGTGTTTACGTTTGGTCTTGGGCAAGTTGTGTAGGAATTTATTACAAAGGGACAAAGATACAAAGGAAGAAAAGATTTTTTGTCCCTTTGTTATTTTGTCTGAGTTCTTAAAAACTTCCCCACCGAAGCGGCGTACTGTGACGGCCGTTCCAGATGCACAGCATGGCCCGCCCCTGGCACAATCTCCAACCGGGCGTTGGGCAACAGCGCCGCCATGTCCCGGTTAATCGCCACAAATTTTGCGTCCAATTCTCCCGCTAACAGCAGCGTTGGCAGCCGTAATTTGCCCAATCGCCCCCACTGCGAAGGCTGCGCGCCCGTGCCCATGCCGCGCAGACTGTTCGCCAGCCCGACCGGATTGTTTTGCAAACGCTGCTGCCGTAGGGCGGCGCGGTTGTCTTCCGACATCTGCTTCTGGCTGGCCCACAGCGGCAGGCTTTCCCAGTGGTCCACAAACGACGCCACGCCTTCCCGTTCGATGCGGTCGGCCAGGGCGTTGTCTTGCTGGCGGCGGGCCAACTGCTCCTCTTTGTCTTTCAGGCCAGGCGAAGCGCTTTCCAGGATGAGCGCGCCGATACGCTGTGGCGCCTGAGCAGCCAGAAAGAGGGCCAGCCGCCCGCCCATCGAATAACCCAATATGTCCGTTTGCTCGATGGCAAGTTGATCGAGCAGGTCAAGTAGATCGGCGGCGACGACTTCCATGCCGTAGCGGATGGCGCGAGGCGGAGAGGGGGTACGGCCGTGTCCCAACAAATCCACCGCGAGTACCTGGCGCTGCTGGGTCAGGTGGGGCAGCAGGGGCAGCCAGCTTTGGCTGCTGCCGGTGAAGCCATGCAGCAGGAGTAACGGCCGTTCTTCGCCCGATCCCGCTATTTCAAAATTATAAACCACGTCACGAACAGCTAATTTAACCATGGCTTTTTACAATCAGGCCGCCGGGTCTATTTTTTGTTGCTGCGGAGGCGCTGCCAGACCAGGCGCATTTCCGCGGGCTGGCGGATGGCAAACACCAAGATCGCGCTGCCGGCGTAAACGGCCGTCGCCGCCACACTTACCCCCAACTGCCACCAGCCGCCGCTCTGGCCCAAACTGCCCATGCCCCAGTTCAAAACCAGGCTGCTGGTCAATGTGGCTACCATCGAAGCGATAAGGATGGTGGTTAACCGGGTGATGTCTTCGACCGATAAATTCTGATACCACTGCTCAAAACCTTTCATTGCGCCGTTACCTTCCATTGTATGTTAGATTTGCATTCGTTCCAGGTTTTGATGTTAACAGATAGATAGGTTGGCGGTGATGGGACAAAACTCTTAAAGATGGGCTTTTGGGACTAATGGCTGGAGGCAGACGCGGAACGGCCGTCAGGCAAACATCGCCGCCACTTCGCGGCGGGCAATTTTGCCGGAAGGGGTGTGTGGCAGGGCGGGGCAGATTTGCCAGCGGCGAGGCGTTTTGTAGCCGGCCAGCCGTTCGCGGCAAAAATAGGCCAAATCGGTGGGGGTAACGGCCGTTTCTTCTCTTAAAACCACTGCTGCCGCCACCACCTGGCCCCAGACCACGTCTGGCGCGCCCACCACGCAGGCATCGGCCACCGCCGGGTGGCTTTTTAATACCACCTCCACCTCGGCCGGATAAACGTTCTCGCCGCCGCTCACAATCAAATCGCTGCGCCGCTGCATCACCCACAAATCACCCTCTTCGTCCAGATAACCAATGTCACCCGTGGGAAGATTGCGGATTGCGGATTGGCGTCTCCGCAATCCGCAATCCGCAATAAAATACCCCGCCATCACCGTTGGCCCACTTACCACAATTTCGCCGGGGGTATTGGGGGGCAGGGAACGGCCGTGTTCATCCACAATGGTCACTGTCAGGCCGGGGAGGGGTTTGCCCACGCTGCCCGGCTTACGCGCAGCTTCTTCTGGTGTGGCCGTGGCCACCTGGCTGGCGGCTTCGGTAAGGCCGTAGGTGGGGGCGACCAGAGGGGGAGAATTGTGAATTGTGAAGTTGTTACTATCAACTACCAACTCCCTACTACCAACTGCCTTGCGCGGCAGCGCATTGGCTTGTTCCACCAACTCCGCCGGGGCGGCGGCGCCGCCGAGGAGGATGAGGCGCAGGCTGGCGGGCCAGTGGGTGCGGGTTTCTAGCAGACGGTGGAGCATGGTGGGGACCAGAGAGATGAGGCTGATGGGGTTGTGGTCCAGGTCGTCGTTGATGGCGTCCAGGTCGAAACGCGGGTGAAGGGAAACGGCCGTGCCAGCCAAACAACTGCGCAGGATGACCGCCAATCCGCCCACGTGGTACAGCGGCAGCACACTCAGCCAACGATCATCCGCCCGCACCCCCAGCCGTTCCGCCGAGGCCATCGCGCTGGCATAATGATTGGCAAACGTCAGCATCGCTCCCTTGGGCCGGCCGGATGTGCCGGAGGTGAAGACCACGCACTGCAAATTGTCAATTGTCAATGGACAATGGTCAATTGTTAACGATTCGGCGGTGCGTATGAATTCCTCGTTGACAATTAGCAATTGACAATTGACTATTGACAATTCTCTTTCCGCCACAAGCCACTTTGCCCCAACGTGCCCAATCTGCCAGGCAATCTCGTCCTCTGTCAGGCGGGTGTTGAGGGGCACGAGGACCGCGCCGAGGCGGGCCAGGGCGTGGATGAGGCAGACGTAGGTCAGGCTGTTCGGCAGCAGGGCGGCCACCAAGTCGCCCGGCTGCACACCCTGCGCCTGTAAGGAGCCAGCCAGGGCATTGACCAGCCGGTCCAATTCACCATACGTCCAGCGGCGCTTGCCGCTGATAAGAGCCAGCGCGTCCGCTGAAGCGGCGCTTCGTTCGGTCAGCCAATCCATCATTTATGGGCAGCCGTGGATCATCTGGCGCTCATCATCATCTGCCGCGTCAGCATCAGACTCAGGCCGACGTAGTAGACGATGAAAAAGAGCGATGCCCAGGTCAGCCACATGTGCATTGGGTAAAGGAACATGGCCCCAGCGAGCATGGCGAACCAGAGCGCGCTCAGCAGCAAGGTTTGGGCGCGGTAGCGGGTCATGCGTGAGGGGTAGAGGTATTTGATGGGGATAAACACCAGCACGGCGCACACGAGCAAAATAAGCAGATTGACGGCCGTTGGCAGCCCCAACAACAGCAAATAGACGGCCACGATGTTCCAATAGGAAGGAAAGCCCTGGAAAAAGTGGTCGCCTGTCTTGGCGTCGGCCTGGGCGAATTGGTAGCCAGAGGTCATGAGCATGATGGCGGGCACAATCAGCAGCCAGCCGGGGGGAACCAACTGCGCCTGGTAGACGAAAAAGGCGGGAACCAAGACGTAGGTCTGGTAATCTACAATATTGTCCAGCAGCGCGCCGTCGAAATTGGGCAGGACGCGCTTCACGTCCACCCACCGGGCCAACGCCCCATCCACGCCATCAATAACGGCCGCGACGCCCATCCAGATGACAGCCGTCTGCCATTCCTGCGCCATAATTGCCAGAATCGCCAGAAAGCCAAACACGGCCGTGCTGCCTGTCAGCGCGTGGACCGCCCAGGCCGCCAGGATGCGCGGTGTTGAAAAAGTACGATCAAGATTACGATTACGATTCATA
This genomic stretch from Candidatus Leptovillus gracilis harbors:
- a CDS encoding PAS domain-containing protein yields the protein MQSYLHIFANTGDSALAVDEQRRIVYWNHAAEDAFGYSAEEALGQFCWELLNGRTANGDPFCSLDCPIINWIQQGKPVKHFNLIARSRLGQDVVVNISAIPLPQEYQSTESPVLVQLGRLLEIQNKSESLLRIHLLGPIAVWRPDGRPVEGALWRRLKVRALLAFLASHHRHPISREQLTDILWRELPYEAALRNLNTTIYNLRHCLEPDLQNGADSRYVIYEGGFYRLADGQKLWLDIELFEVQIRQARFAQEAADAIRFYQEALALYRGDYLSDLSQTAVWSPGEHERFRHLYLNAAEELGALYEARHDDIAAKELYLRALAVDPCREMTCQKLIRLALRQGDVATAVTQCRHLAQSMMSELNIPPSQETLDLCRHLDCLA
- a CDS encoding 1,4-dihydroxy-2-naphthoate polyprenyltransferase; translated protein: MTETSSFPTSSQAWIAAMRPRTLPLAVASSIMGGFLAAADGVFRWPVTLLCVVTAVCLQILSNLANDYGDSVHGADHVERAGPKRAVQAGLITSGAMKRAMAIFAGLSAVSGLALVIVALGAAALPLVALFVLLGGAAIWAAVSYTASSKPYGYVGLGDLFVFIFFGLVGTMGTYFLQAQVWNGLVFWPAAAVGLLSVAVLNVNNIRDIESDSKAGKLSIPVRIGPYRARIYHWVLLSGAVMAALLYVALTYRSPWQFLFVLSWPLLWRNGTAVARTHDPLQLNPMLKQLSLSTLVFVFTFGLGQVV
- the menH gene encoding 2-succinyl-6-hydroxy-2,4-cyclohexadiene-1-carboxylate synthase, encoding MVKLAVRDVVYNFEIAGSGEERPLLLLHGFTGSSQSWLPLLPHLTQQRQVLAVDLLGHGRTPSPPRAIRYGMEVVAADLLDLLDQLAIEQTDILGYSMGGRLALFLAAQAPQRIGALILESASPGLKDKEEQLARRQQDNALADRIEREGVASFVDHWESLPLWASQKQMSEDNRAALRQQRLQNNPVGLANSLRGMGTGAQPSQWGRLGKLRLPTLLLAGELDAKFVAINRDMAALLPNARLEIVPGAGHAVHLERPSQYAASVGKFLRTQTK
- a CDS encoding AMP-binding protein, producing the protein MMDWLTERSAASADALALISGKRRWTYGELDRLVNALAGSLQAQGVQPGDLVAALLPNSLTYVCLIHALARLGAVLVPLNTRLTEDEIAWQIGHVGAKWLVAERELSIVNCQLLIVNEEFIRTAESLTIDHCPLTIDNLQCVVFTSGTSGRPKGAMLTFANHYASAMASAERLGVRADDRWLSVLPLYHVGGLAVILRSCLAGTAVSLHPRFDLDAINDDLDHNPISLISLVPTMLHRLLETRTHWPASLRLILLGGAAAPAELVEQANALPRKAVGSRELVVDSNNFTIHNSPPLVAPTYGLTEAASQVATATPEEAARKPGSVGKPLPGLTVTIVDEHGRSLPPNTPGEIVVSGPTVMAGYFIADCGLRRRQSAIRNLPTGDIGYLDEEGDLWVMQRRSDLIVSGGENVYPAEVEVVLKSHPAVADACVVGAPDVVWGQVVAAAVVLREETAVTPTDLAYFCRERLAGYKTPRRWQICPALPHTPSGKIARREVAAMFA
- a CDS encoding CDP-alcohol phosphatidyltransferase family protein yields the protein MNRNRNLDRTFSTPRILAAWAVHALTGSTAVFGFLAILAIMAQEWQTAVIWMGVAAVIDGVDGALARWVDVKRVLPNFDGALLDNIVDYQTYVLVPAFFVYQAQLVPPGWLLIVPAIMLMTSGYQFAQADAKTGDHFFQGFPSYWNIVAVYLLLLGLPTAVNLLILLVCAVLVFIPIKYLYPSRMTRYRAQTLLLSALWFAMLAGAMFLYPMHMWLTWASLFFIVYYVGLSLMLTRQMMMSAR